A stretch of DNA from Candidatus Omnitrophota bacterium:
CCATATATTTGTTCATTATAAGTTCGTATACACACGCGGCACACGGGATGAGATACCGCAGCATATCTCATAATTGATGGTGCCCGCCAGATCCGCTATTTGCGAGGCGCTGATCTCTTCTTTGCCCTGCCCGCCCATGAACACAGCCTCATCGCCGATGCCCACTGAAGGCAGATCCGTGACATCTATCATCGTCATATCCATGCAGACGCGTCCGGCTATCGGGAAGCGCCTTCCGCGGATCAGCACCTCGCCGCCTTTGGAAAGTTCGCGCCTGATGCCGTCGGCGTAACCGGCGGGGAGCGTCGCGATAACGGAATCCCTGCGAGCCTTCCAGTCGCCGCCGTAGGATACCCTTTCGCCGCGCTTTATCTTCCTTATGTAAACGATCCTGCTCAAAAAACTCATAACAGGCAAAACGCCGCTGTACGAAGGAAAAGGCTTGAGGCCGTAAAGCCCCAGGCCCGGCCTGAAATGGGTGAAGGTGTTGCGCATAAAAGTCTGGGCCGCGGTGTTGGACGCATGCAGTACCTTCGGAGAAATGCCGGACGCCTTGAGTTTTTTTATCAGCTCCCTGAAATTTTCCGCCTGAGTCAGAGTCAACTTCCTGTCCGTGTCAGCGCAGGGAAAATGCGTGTATATGCCCTCAATTTTTAAATTCTTCATTTTTGAGAGTTTGACAATATTGTCATAAGCGCCCCTGTATCCGAAACCTATCCTGTTCATTCCCGTATCCACTTTGATGTGAGAAGGATAAGGGGAACGCGCCATCTGCGAAAGGGCCCTGCCCGAATCAAG
This window harbors:
- the alr gene encoding alanine racemase; this encodes MIRPTYCRIDLDRLKTNYRRISRKKPVIAVVKAGAYGHGAVEVSRALESEGVKIFAVALIEEGIELRKAGIKGSILIGGSIYPFANFKEVLKYRLTPTIASLDSGRALSQMARSPYPSHIKVDTGMNRIGFGYRGAYDNIVKLSKMKNLKIEGIYTHFPCADTDRKLTLTQAENFRELIKKLKASGISPKVLHASNTAAQTFMRNTFTHFRPGLGLYGLKPFPSYSGVLPVMSFLSRIVYIRKIKRGERVSYGGDWKARRDSVIATLPAGYADGIRRELSKGGEVLIRGRRFPIAGRVCMDMTMIDVTDLPSVGIGDEAVFMGGQGKEEISASQIADLAGTINYEICCGISSRVPRVYTNL